From one Colletotrichum destructivum chromosome 3, complete sequence genomic stretch:
- a CDS encoding Putative CENP-V/GFA domain, Mss4-like superfamily protein has product MDDGKLSSNQAVTKTLTARCFCKAVHFALVIPASSLPLKVHLCHCSICRYTHGTLCIFHAPLPSGVAPDFIAPSSLSNLTAYRHATALCKRYFCSTCGCHIGDVGIDDDEWVVSMSIFDANKDDVPSIWDIRTHVNTASAPGGGFYDWLPSISTKEMKVWNPEEPSENETAVALRSEVGTGGDEVLRAQCHCGGVSFSISRPKAAMIGNEAYKAWLSPIDTTKWTACLDVCGDCRLQTGAHAVGWALIPESCISPRVPADLSIGTSKAFASSDGVSRSFCGRCGATAMGYFDCGGTRRQGDGERLLNVATGILRAPEGVLAEDWLMWRTDRLAWAASGMSYDAAFTKALGEGFASWGRARHGEAHEIGFRTERETR; this is encoded by the coding sequence ATGGACGATGGCAAACTTTCCAGTAATCAAGCCGTGACGAAAACCCTCACGGCCCGGTGCTTCTGCAAAGCAGTTCActtcgccctcgtcatcccagcctcctccctccccctcaaaGTCCACCTTTGTCACTGTAGCATCTGTCGCTATACCCATGGAACCCTCTGCATCTTCCATGCACCCCTCCCGTCGGGCGTCGCCCCGGACTTCATCGCCCCGTCGTCGCTCTCAAACTTGACTGCTTATCGCCACGCCACCGCCTTGTGCAAACGGTACTTCTGCAGTACCTGCGGCTGCCACATCGGGGACGTaggcatcgacgacgacgaatgGGTCGTTTCGATGTCCATATTCGACGCGAACAAGGACGACGTCCCGAGCATCTGGGATATCCGTACCCACGTTAacacggcctcggcgcccggGGGCGGGTTCTATGACTGGCTTCCAAGCATATCGACAAAGGAGATGAAGGTCTGGAACCCCGAGGAACCCAGCGAAAACGAGACCGCGGTGGCACTTAGGAGTGAAGTCgggacgggcggcgacgaggtcctccGGGCACAGTGCCACTGCGGCGGCGTGTCCTTTTCCATCTCGCGTCCCAAGGCCGCGATGATCGGCAACGAAGCTTACAAGGCGTGGCTGTCGCCCATCGACACGACCAAGTGGACGGCCTGCCTCGACGTGTGCGGCGACTGCCGTCTGCAGACCGGCGCCCACGCCGTGGGCTGGGCCCTGATACCGGAGTCCTGCATCTCGCCCCGCGTCCCCGCGGATCTCAGCATCGGCACATCCAAGGCGTTTGCTTCCTCCGACGGCGTGTCGCGCTCGTTCTGCGGGAGGTGCGGCGCGACGGCAATGGGGTACTTTGACTGCGGCGGGACGCGGAGGCAAGGTGACGGCGAGCGGTTACTGAACGTGGCGACTGGCATCTTGAGGGCGCCGGAAGGGGTCCTTGCGGAAGATTGGCTAATGTGGAGGACGGACCGGTTGGCTTGGGCGGCGAGTGGGATGAGTTACGACGCTGCTTTTACTAAGGCGCTGGGCGAGGGCTTTGCGAGCTGGGGAAGGGCGAGGCATGGAGAGGCTCACGAGATAGGGTTCAGGACAGAACGGGAGACGAGATGA
- a CDS encoding Putative major facilitator superfamily, MFS transporter superfamily, with product MPRHSSAEPSEKSTIVDEEAATPPKLPEQPDQPPRYSIYTTWEKRAIVLAACLAAFFSPFTAQIYLPALTVLAHEFKVSDSDINLTMTTYMIFQGIVPMFIGSLADHSGRRPAYVICFVVYIAANIGLALSRNYASLLVVRCIQSAGSSSTVALASAVVADVVTSAERGQYIGITVVPIVLAPALGPVLGGVLTRFLGWRSIFWFLAILAGVYFVIQLLFFPETCRMIVDDGSVRPPRLYRTGHQLLKDYFQAKKVTGAPVTRSTTGASNTSRPTLKFKLNPFGSLLMLFERELGLLLGFSAIVFAGFYAISASMPTQLGEIYGFDSLKVGLMYLPLAGGSVVAAFVVGPLTNWNYRRHCKRLGISCEKSRQQDLSDFPIEKARLEVGLPLLFLSSILLLIWGWALHLRAHVAVPCVLLFLFGVGMIGFNNTASTLIIDIHPSKAGTATAANNLTRCLLGAAATAAIVPMINGMGVGWAFTLLGLLYIVFSPALLAIMYWGVQWRKDAKEKELKKSAS from the coding sequence ATGCCTCGACATTCGAGTGCCGAACCCTCAGAAAAGTCTACAATCGTAGACGAAGAAGCTGCAACGCCGCCCAAGCTCCCGGAGCAGCCAGATCAGCCGCCTCGGTACTCCATCTACACGACATGGGAGAAGCGAGCCATTGTTCTCGCTGCCTGCCTggctgccttcttctcgcctTTCACCGCCCAGATCTATCTCCCAGCGCTGACGGTTCTGGCTCACGAGTTCAAGGTCTCCGACTCGGACATCAACCTCACCATGACAACGTACATGATTTTCCAGGGCATCGTCCCCATGTTCATCGGTTCGTTGGCCGACCACAGCGGCCGCAGACCCGCCTATGTCATCTGCTTCGTTGTCTACATTGCGGCAAACATTGGCCTGGCGTTATCTCGGAACTACGCCTCCCTGCTCGTTGTCCGCTGCATACAATCTGCAGGCTCCAGTAGCACCGTCgcgctggcctcggcggttGTGGCCGATGTCGTTACCTCGGCGGAAAGGGGGCAGTACATTGGAATCACAGTTGTCCCAATTGTTCTGGCTCCTGCCCTAGGCCCGGTGCTGGGTGGTGTTCTCACTCGGTTCCTCGGTTGGAGGTCCATCTTCTGGttcctcgccatcctggcCGGCGTGTACTTCGTCATTCAGCTGCTGTTCTTCCCGGAAACGTGCCGGATGATCGTCGATGACGGGTCCgttcgacctcctcggctATATCGAACAGGCCATCAGCTGTTAAAGGATTACTTCCAGGCCAAGAAAGTGACTGGGGCTCCGGTGACGAGGTCCACTACGGGAGCGTCCAACACCTCTAGGCCTACACTAAAGTTCAAGCTGAACCCGTTCGGTTCGCTTCTCATGCTCTTTGAGAGGGAGCTGGGCCTGCTTCTCGGCTTCAGTGCCATCGTATTTGCCGGGTTTTACGCCATATCGGCCTCCATGCCGACTCAGCTCGGAGAGATCTACGGCTTTGACAGTCTGAAAGTCGGTCTCATGTATCTGCCCCTGGCCGGCGGCTCTGTCGTTGCCGCGTTTGTTGTAGGGCCACTGACCAACTGGAACTATCGTCGGCACTGCAAACGGCTGGGCATCTCGTGTGAAAAATCTCGCCAGCAAGACCTGTCCGATTTCCCCATTGAGAAGGCCCGTCTCGAGGTTGGTCTGCCGTTGCTGTTCCTGAGTTCGATCCTCCTTCTTATTTGGGGCTGGGCTCTCCATCTTCGCGCCCATGTGGCAGTTCCATGCGTGCTGCTTTTTCTCTTCGGCGTAGGCATGATCGGGTTCAACAACACCGCCAGCACCCTCATCATCGACATCCACCCGAGCAAGGCCGGAACCGCCACGGCGGCGAACAACTTGACCAGGTGCTTACTGGGTGCAGCCGCGACTGCAGCAATTGTCCCCATGATCAACGGGATGGGCGTGGGCTGGGCCTTCACCCTCCTGGGTCTCCTGTACATTGTCTTCAGCCCGGCCCTGTTGGCCATCATGTACTGGGGCGTGCAGTGGCGCAAGGAcgccaaggaaaaggagctTAAGAAAAGCGCATCATGA